Proteins from a single region of Harmonia axyridis chromosome 4, icHarAxyr1.1, whole genome shotgun sequence:
- the LOC123678742 gene encoding homeotic protein spalt-major-like isoform X3 has protein sequence MCQRCQEQFTDIQEYLTHKEECDRKAVKHDDPAHSDPEDMVVSEDDEEEEENGGKKLDRMRRHRQDAANNNSVEENSPSPPEENSPPIGFPFAPAVAGHVTLEALQNTKVAVAQFAATAMANNPDNEAAMQELAVLQSTLFTLQHQQVLQLQLINQLQSQLQIDRPKTVDSPESSPPSEHEVVKSEPPPSPQEMEKSREPTPAPVEQPPVSQPLQPSSMMCEKMTEAIANQPLPPQIQPPMCSISSSLASSIITHNTEAPLDEPNTLEMLQKRAQEVLDNASQGLLATNLADELAFRKSKGSLSPYDSKGRNEPFFKHRCRYCGKVFGSDSALQIHIRSHTGERPYKCNVCGSRFTTKGNLKVHFQRHSAKFPHIKMNPNPVPEHLDKYHPPLLAQLGQQSALSPGGPTHPPHMGFPPAHPFPPSSLPLYRPPIPPPEMISASRLLPSPQRPQDPHRLFPPHPLFLKREEQEAPENLSKPPRSPSPPRNLSNPEPQSSKKEEVDHHNDSEMSEFTPKKETNEAENDTEQQDVRFSSPGAYDDCSSDSDNEDMNERRSPSGEENHGNMQDEPENLSHRAGNSMSVPLSISTGHRLPANFSFGQGNSPPSSTSSGSLGHFPTTPMADITKDPAIYTNLLPRPGSNDNSWESLIEVTKTSETSKLQQLVDNIEHKLSDPNQCVICHRVLSCKSALQMHYRTHTGERPFRCKICGRAFTTKGNLKTHMGVHRAKPPMRVLHQCPVCHKKYTNALVLQQHIRLHTGEPTDLTPEQIQAAEVKDFPSPGSFPSLPNSMNPFLSQGFNVPGLSPLGPGHMPLNMKYDMKQEKEGRSEHESMDDDDYDDDDISNFDQNMSQFSSPPPSDLQQGQNVPTSNAMASNLSTSGLSCSAEDLCSNRTTNSTPMQNGEKSPMQSGVPSPGSADVRESPNHQAPIIPVHQIQRPPSSQPAPSPTPSDCNSLGALDLTPRTNQPLLTSPGPSPGPAPSIFSAFGLLPPGQNSSPLMSSALSSLTSSVLTSTAFSPLRLAVGPPGRGNTTCNLCFKTFACNSALEIHYRSHTKERPFKCSVCDRGFSTKEPCMCRQGRIQDEGEGAETKRKSAHHKSIHPSVFPLPMTPGYASNWIHMAGNMKQHMLTHKIRDMPQHMFDNKPQSVKEDSMPSSPQIMREVPPPLPPPVKQEQQIPTSEHIEQPQQQQQPPVKREPPESELPLPKRPPSLQSNKHLCHVCNKNFSSSSALQIHMRTHTGDKPFRCTVCQKAFTTKGNLKVHMGTHMWSNGASRRGRRMSLDLPPIPMTPKDSEFLQRRPDLFYPYLPAPFLNGMQKLNEMSVVQNNQNGLNLAAKYGNLLNFGYPPPEPLRSQSGSPERGSERPPSREGPESRSLWDLHFERKAAADNSREDLLPATREGLAA, from the exons ATGTGTCAACGATGCCAGGAACAGTTCACAGATATCCAGGAATACCTAACGCACAAAGAAGAATGCGACAGAAAAGCAGTCAAACACGATGATCCCGCCCATTCAGATCCTGAAGACATGGTGGTGTCAGAAgatgacgaagaagaagaagaaaacggTGGGAAGAAGTTGGACAGGATGCGAAGGCACAGACAAGACGCTGCCAACAATAACAGCGTGGAGGAAAATTCTCCATCTCCCCCTGAAGAAAACTCCCCTCCTATAGGGTTTCCTTTTGCTCCTGCTGTAGCAGGACACGTTACTCTCGAGGCTCTCCAAAATACCAAAGTTGCCGTGGCGCAGTTCGCTGCAACTGCCATGGCTAACAATCCAGACAACGAGGCTGCCATGCAAGAGTTAGCAGTTTTGCAATCTACTCTATTCACTTTGCAACACCAACAGGTCCTACAGCTACAACTGATCAACCAGCTACAAAGCCAACTACAAATCGATAGGCCGAAAACGGTTGACAGTCCCGAATCGTCACCTCCAAGTGAGCATGAAGTTGTCAAAAGTGAACCTCCCCCATCTCCTCAGGAAATGGAGAAGTCGAGAGAACCTACACCGGCACCGGTAGAACAGCCGCCAGTCTCTCAACCTCTTCAGCCATCCAGTATGATGTGTGAGAAGATGACGGAGGCTATtgccaatcagcctcttccgcCACAGATTCAACCTCCAATGTGTTCGATCTCGTCATCACTGGCATCTTCGATTATCACGCATAACACCGAAGCGCCGCTTGATGAGCCTAACACCCTGGAGATGTTACAGAAGAGAGCACAAGAAGTGTTGGACAACGCCAGTCAGGGACTTTTAGCCACGAACTTGGCTGACGAACTCGCATTTAGAAAGAGCAAAGGGTCGTTGTCCCCGTATGACTCCAAAGGTAGAAACGAGCCGTTTTTCAAACATAGGTGTAGATATTGTGGTAAGGTGTTCGGTTCCGATTCTGCTCTTCAAATACATATCCGCTCCCACACGGGAGAAAGACCATATAAGTGCAATGTTTGCGGTAGTCGATTCACCACGAAAGGCAACCTCAAAGTTCATTTCCAAAGACACAGTGCCAAGTTTCCGCATATCAAGATGAACCCTAATCCGGTTCCAGAACATTTGGACAAATATCATCCACCCCTATTAGCACAGCTGGGTCAACAGTCAGCGTTATCACCAGGAGGGCCAACTCATCCACCTCACATGGGTTTTCCACCAGCACATCCTTTTCCTCCCAGTTCCCTGCCTCTATACAGGCCTCCTATCCCTCCACCAGAGATGATAAGCGCCAGTAGGCTTCTACCATCACCTCAAAGACCTCAGGATCCACACAGACTATTTCCTCCTCATCCGTTGTTCTTGAAGAGGGAAGAGCAAGAAGCTCCAGAAAATCTTTCCAAGCCACCAAGATCTCCATCACCTCCTAGGAATTTATCCAACCCAGAACCTCAAAgttcaaaaaaagaagaagtgGATCACCACAACGATAGCGAAATGTCCGAATTTACGCCAAAAAAAGAAACGAACGAAGCCGAGAATGATACCGAACAGCAAGACGTCAGATTCTCCTCACCAGGTGCTTACGACGATTGCAGTTCGGACAGCGACAACGAGGATATGAACGAACGAAGAAGTCCATCGGGTGAAGAAAACCATGGTAACATGCAAGATGAACCGGAAAACCTATCTCATAGAGCTGGAAATAGCATGTCTGTTCCTTTGAGTATAAGCACGGGTCATAGGTTACCcgccaatttttcttttggtcaaGGGAATTCACCTCCGAGTAGTACCTCGTCAGGTAGTTTAGGTCATTTTCCAACAACACCAATGGCTGACATCACCAAAGACCCGGCAATCTACACCAACTTATTACCTAGGCCAGGTAGTAACGATAACTCTTGGGAAAGCTTGATTGAAGTCACGAAAACTTCGGAAACTAGCAAACTGCAACAATTGGTGGACAACATTGAGCATAAACTATCAGATCCGAACCAATGTGTAATATGCCACAGGGTGTTGTCTTGTAAGAGCGCATTGCAGATGCATTACAGAACGCATACAGGTGAACGACCTTTCAGATGTAAAATCTGCGGAAGGGCCTTCACCACCAAAGGAAATCTTAAAACGCACATGGGAGTACACAGAGCCAAGCCGCCGATGAGAGTGCTGCACCAATGTCCAGTATGCCACAAAAAGTACACAAACGCTTTAGTCTTACAACAACATATCCGCTTACATACAGGAGAGCCAACCGATCTCACACCAGAGCAGATCCAAGCTGCTGAAGTCAAGGATTTCCCTTCGCCGGGTTCTTTTCCTAGTCTACCGAACTCTATGAACCCCTTCCTGAGTCAGGGCTTCAACGTTCCAGGGTTGTCTCCACTTGGTCCTGGACATATGCCGCTTAATATGAAATACGATATGAAGCAAGAGAAAGAGGGAAGATCTGAACATGAGAGCATGGATGATGATGATTATGACGACGATGATATAAGCAACTTCGACCAGAACATGAGTCAGTTCTCGTCACCACCTCCTAGTGACCTACAACAAGGCCAAAATGTACCTACCAGTAATGCTATGGCGTCGAATCTATCGACGAGTGGTCTCAGCTGTTCTGCTGAGGATTTGTGTTCGAACAGGACTACCAACTCCACACCTATGCAGAATGGGGAAAAATCTCCTATGCAATCTGGAGTACCAAGTCCTGGAAGCGCTGATGTTAGAGAGTCTCCAAACCATCAAGCTCCAATAATTCCCGTCCACCAG ATTCAAAGGCCGCCTTCTTCGCAGCCAGCTCCAAGTCCGACGCCTTCAGACTGCAACTCGTTAGGGGCTCTAGATCTCACGCCACGTACAAACCAACCCTTACTGACAAGTCCTGGACCAAGTCCAGGTCCGGCTCCTTCGATCTTCTCAGCGTTTGGGTTGCTTCCACCAGGTCAGAACAGTAGTCCGTTGATGTCATCGGCCTTGTCCTCGTTGACGTCTTCGGTTCTTACCTCGACTGCCTTTAGCCCTCTCAGGCTTGCTGTGGGACCTCcag GACGAGGAAACACCACCTGTAACTTGTGCTTCAAGACTTTTGCTTGCAATTCAGCACTGGAGATCCATTACAGAAGTCACACTAAAGAGCGTCCATTCAAATGTTCCGTCTGTGATAGAGGCTTCTCAACGAAG GAACCCTGCATGTGCAGGCAGGGGCGTATCCAGGATGAAGGAGAAGGGGCAGAAACTAAACGAAAATCTGCCCATCACAAGTCCATACATCCCTCAGTTTTTCCGCTACCCATGACACCTGGATACGCCTCAAACTGGATACACATGGCG GGAAACATGAAACAGCACATGCTCACCCACAAGATCCGAGACATGCCCCAACACATGTTCGACAACAAGCCGCAGAGCGTCAAAGAGGATTCCATGCCTTCTTCACCTCAGATTATGAGAGAAGTGCCGCCTCCTCTGCCACCCCCGGTGAAGCAAGAACAACAGATTCCCACGTCTGAACATATCGAGCAACCGCAGCAACAGCAACAACCTCCAGTCAAAAGGGAGCCTCCAGAATCTGAGCTACCACTCCCCAAGAGACCTCCAA GCTTGCAGTCTAACAAGCATTTATGCCACGTGTGCAATAAGAACTTCAGCTCCAGTTCGGCGTTGCAGATACACATGAGAACGCACACAGGAGATAAACCCTTCAGATGTACCGTCTGCCAGAAGGCCTTCACCACCAAGGGGAACCTGAAG GTTCACATGGGTACCCATATGTGGAGCAACGGTGCGTCAAGACGAGGTCGTCGCATGTCGCTAGACCTtccgcccattcccatgacgccAAAGGATTCCGAATTTCTACAACGGAGGCCAGATCTTTTTTATCCGTATCTGCCGGCCCCCTTCCTTAACGGTATGCAGAAG CTGAACGAGATGTCAGTGGTCCAAAACAACCAGAACGGACTGAACTTAGCCGCCAAATACGGAAACCTCCTGAACTTCGGCTATCCACCACCAGAGCCCCTCAGATCTCAGAGCGGTTCCCCGGAAAGGGGCTCTGAAAGACCGCCAAGCCGCGAGGGCCCGGAGTCCCGGAGCCTGTGGGACCTGCACTTCGAACGGAAGGCAGCTGCCGACAACTCCAGAGAAGATCTCCTCCCGGCAACAAGAGAAGGCCTGGCAGCGTAG